A genomic region of Candidatus Buchananbacteria bacterium contains the following coding sequences:
- a CDS encoding DUF1653 domain-containing protein: MFTAFSFLPRKKHNTGKEYRVIGLAKHSETLEDLVVYEALYNNETSRLWVRPAKMFLGQIEINHATVPRFTYLGE, translated from the coding sequence CTGTTTACAGCGTTTTCGTTCTTACCTCGTAAAAAACATAACACCGGAAAAGAGTACCGGGTGATTGGTTTGGCCAAGCACAGCGAGACCTTGGAAGATTTAGTGGTGTATGAAGCGTTATATAACAATGAAACGTCACGGCTTTGGGTTCGGCCGGCTAAGATGTTTTTAGGGCAAATAGAAATTAACCATGCGACGGTGCCGCGATTTACTTATTTAGGAGAATAA